One region of Streptomyces davaonensis JCM 4913 genomic DNA includes:
- a CDS encoding NUDIX hydrolase has translation MIVWINGAFGAGKTTTARELIELIPNSTLFDPEVIGGALPYLLPPKRLAEVGDFQDLPIWRRLVIDTAAAMLAELGGTLVVPMTLLRQEYRDEIFGGLAARRIAVRHVLLAPAETILRERIAQREVTDVPDGELRTRQWSYDQIEPYRSALAAWLTADAHPVDNSRLTPRQTAVRIAEAVAAGTVPVCDIVQTPEPTAETVAAGVLLFDEQDRVLLVDPTYKPGWEFPGGVVEPGEAPARAGMREVAEETGIRLTDVPRLLVVDWEPPAPPGYGGLRLLFDGGRLVAAQAGRLLLPGPELRDWRFVTEEEAAELLPPVRYERLRWALRARERGAALYLEAGVPTP, from the coding sequence GTGATCGTCTGGATCAACGGCGCGTTCGGTGCGGGGAAGACCACCACCGCACGGGAACTGATCGAACTGATCCCGAACAGCACGCTCTTCGACCCCGAGGTCATCGGCGGAGCACTGCCGTACCTGCTCCCGCCCAAGCGCCTCGCCGAGGTCGGCGACTTCCAGGATCTGCCGATCTGGCGGCGACTCGTGATCGACACCGCGGCCGCGATGCTCGCCGAACTCGGCGGGACGCTCGTGGTCCCCATGACCCTGCTGCGCCAGGAGTACCGCGACGAGATCTTCGGCGGCCTCGCCGCGCGCCGGATCGCCGTACGGCATGTGCTCCTGGCCCCGGCGGAAACGATCCTGCGGGAGCGAATAGCGCAACGGGAGGTCACCGACGTCCCCGACGGCGAACTACGGACCCGGCAATGGTCGTACGACCAGATCGAGCCCTACCGATCCGCCCTCGCCGCCTGGCTCACCGCCGACGCCCACCCCGTCGACAACAGCCGGCTCACCCCGCGCCAGACGGCCGTCCGGATCGCCGAGGCGGTCGCCGCGGGGACCGTGCCGGTCTGCGACATCGTGCAGACGCCCGAGCCGACGGCCGAGACGGTGGCCGCCGGAGTCCTCCTCTTCGACGAGCAGGACCGCGTCCTTCTGGTCGATCCGACGTACAAGCCCGGCTGGGAGTTCCCCGGCGGGGTCGTGGAACCCGGGGAGGCGCCCGCGCGCGCGGGCATGCGCGAGGTCGCCGAGGAGACCGGGATCCGGCTGACGGACGTACCCCGGCTCCTCGTCGTCGACTGGGAACCGCCCGCACCACCCGGATACGGCGGACTGCGCCTCCTCTTCGACGGCGGACGGCTCGTCGCCGCGCAGGCCGGACGGCTGCTGCTGCCCGGCCCGGAGCTGCGGGACTGGCGTTTCGTCACCGAGGAGGAGGCGGCCGAGCTGCTGCCCCCGGTCCGCTACGAGCGCCTGCGCTGGGCCCTCAGGGCCCGGGAACGCGGGGCCGCGCTGTATCTGGAGGCGGGCGTCCCCACCCCGTGA
- a CDS encoding dipeptidase, which translates to MSSNPVAETVASLMPKAKEELTELVAFKSVADFDQFPRSESEGAARWVADALRAEGFEDVAFLDTPDGTQSVYGYLPGPQGAKTVLLYAHYDVQPPLNEAAWQSPPFELTERDGRWYGRGTADCKGGLIMHLLALRALKANGGVPVHVKVIAEGSEEMGTGGLERYAEAHPELLTADTIVIGDAGNFRVGLPTVTTTLRGMTMVRVQIDTLEGNLHSGQFGGAAPDALGALIRVLDSLRAEDGSTTVDGLTTGSAWDGIEYAEDQFRADAKVLDGVELIGSGTVADRIWSRPAVTVIGIDCPPVVGATPSVQSSARALISLRVPPGVDAAEATKLLQAHLEAHTPWGARLRTEQVGQGQAFSADTTSPAYEAMARAMAVAYPGQEMQYAGQGGSIPLCNTLAALYPDAEILLIGLSEPEAQIHAVNESVSPEELERLSVAEALFLRNYAAS; encoded by the coding sequence ATGTCGTCGAATCCGGTCGCCGAGACCGTCGCCTCACTGATGCCGAAGGCGAAGGAAGAGCTCACCGAGCTGGTGGCGTTCAAGTCGGTGGCGGACTTCGACCAGTTCCCGCGGAGCGAGAGCGAGGGCGCCGCGCGCTGGGTCGCGGACGCGCTGCGCGCCGAGGGCTTCGAGGACGTGGCGTTCCTGGACACCCCGGACGGCACGCAGTCGGTGTACGGGTACCTGCCCGGCCCGCAGGGCGCGAAGACGGTCCTTCTCTACGCCCACTACGACGTGCAGCCGCCGCTGAACGAAGCGGCCTGGCAGAGCCCGCCGTTCGAGCTGACCGAGCGCGACGGCCGCTGGTACGGCCGCGGGACCGCCGACTGCAAGGGCGGCCTGATCATGCATCTCCTGGCGCTGCGGGCGCTGAAGGCCAACGGCGGTGTGCCGGTGCACGTCAAGGTGATCGCCGAGGGCTCCGAGGAGATGGGCACGGGCGGTCTGGAGCGGTACGCCGAGGCGCACCCCGAGCTCCTCACGGCCGACACCATCGTCATCGGCGACGCGGGCAATTTCCGGGTCGGGCTGCCGACGGTCACCACGACGCTGCGCGGGATGACCATGGTCCGGGTGCAGATCGACACCCTGGAGGGCAATCTGCACTCCGGTCAGTTCGGCGGCGCGGCCCCGGACGCGTTGGGCGCGCTGATCCGCGTACTGGACTCGCTGCGCGCCGAGGACGGCTCGACGACGGTCGACGGGCTGACGACGGGGTCCGCGTGGGACGGCATCGAGTATGCGGAGGACCAGTTCCGGGCGGACGCCAAGGTGCTGGACGGGGTGGAGCTGATCGGCTCCGGCACGGTCGCGGACCGTATCTGGTCGCGCCCGGCCGTCACCGTCATCGGCATCGACTGCCCGCCGGTGGTCGGCGCGACCCCGTCCGTGCAGTCCAGCGCCCGCGCGTTGATCAGCCTGCGGGTGCCGCCGGGCGTGGACGCCGCCGAGGCCACCAAGCTGCTCCAGGCCCACCTGGAGGCGCACACGCCGTGGGGCGCGCGGCTGCGCACCGAGCAGGTGGGCCAGGGCCAGGCGTTCAGCGCCGACACCACGAGCCCTGCGTACGAGGCGATGGCCCGGGCGATGGCGGTGGCCTACCCGGGCCAGGAGATGCAGTACGCCGGTCAGGGCGGCTCCATCCCGCTGTGCAACACCCTCGCGGCGCTCTACCCGGACGCGGAGATCCTCCTCATCGGGCTGAGCGAGCCGGAGGCCCAGATCCACGCCGTGAACGAGAGCGTGTCGCCCGAGGAGCTGGAGCGGCTGTCCGTGGCGGAGGCGCTGTTCCTGCGCAACTACGCGGCGAGCTGA
- a CDS encoding geranylgeranyl reductase family protein, translating into MSSENSSADDVRQVWDVVVVGAGPAGASAAYAAAVAGRRVLLLEKAELPRYKTCGGGIIGPSRDSLPPGFELPLRDRVHAVTFSNNGRFTRTRRSKQMLFGLINRPEFDQQLVEHAQKAGAELRTGVTVQRVEQHGSAVPDRRSVAVVLQGGETLLARAVVGADGSASRIGAHVGVKLDQVDLGLEAEIPVPETVAEDWQGRVLIDWGPIPGSYGWVFPKGDTLTVGVISARGEGAATKRYLEEFIGRLGLAGFEPAVSSGHLTRCRADDSPLSRGRVLVCGDAAGLLEPWTREGISFALRSGRLAGEWAVRIAEAHDAVDTRRQALNYAFAVKAGLGVEMSVGKRLLAIFERRPGLFHAALTGFRPAWRAFMDITRGSTTLGELVRSHPMAQRALSAVDRRQGPVGAEGSVGPVGPVGGEAGAGS; encoded by the coding sequence GTGAGCAGCGAGAACTCTTCGGCGGACGACGTGCGGCAGGTGTGGGACGTCGTCGTGGTCGGCGCGGGGCCCGCGGGGGCCTCCGCCGCTTATGCGGCAGCGGTCGCGGGGCGGCGCGTGCTGTTGCTGGAGAAAGCCGAGCTGCCGCGCTACAAGACCTGCGGCGGCGGCATCATCGGACCCTCGCGCGACTCCCTCCCGCCCGGCTTCGAACTGCCGCTGCGGGACCGGGTGCACGCGGTGACGTTCTCGAACAACGGCCGTTTCACCCGCACCCGCCGCTCCAAGCAGATGCTCTTCGGGCTCATCAACCGGCCCGAGTTCGACCAGCAGCTCGTGGAGCACGCGCAGAAGGCGGGCGCCGAGCTGCGCACCGGCGTCACCGTGCAGCGGGTCGAGCAGCACGGCTCGGCGGTCCCGGACCGGCGGTCGGTCGCCGTCGTCCTCCAGGGCGGCGAGACGCTCCTCGCGCGGGCGGTCGTCGGCGCGGACGGCAGCGCCAGCCGGATAGGAGCGCATGTCGGGGTGAAGCTCGACCAGGTGGACCTGGGTCTCGAGGCCGAGATCCCGGTGCCGGAGACCGTCGCGGAGGACTGGCAAGGGCGGGTGCTCATCGACTGGGGGCCGATTCCCGGCAGTTACGGCTGGGTTTTCCCCAAGGGCGACACGCTGACGGTCGGGGTGATCTCGGCGCGCGGCGAGGGCGCGGCCACCAAGCGGTATCTGGAGGAGTTCATCGGGCGGCTCGGGCTCGCCGGGTTCGAACCTGCCGTCTCCTCCGGTCACTTGACGCGCTGCCGGGCCGACGACTCGCCGCTGTCGCGGGGGCGGGTGCTGGTGTGCGGGGACGCGGCGGGACTGCTGGAGCCGTGGACGCGTGAGGGCATCTCCTTCGCGCTGCGCTCGGGGCGGCTCGCGGGGGAGTGGGCGGTGCGGATCGCCGAGGCGCACGACGCGGTCGACACCCGACGCCAGGCCCTGAACTACGCGTTCGCGGTCAAGGCCGGGCTCGGCGTCGAGATGAGCGTCGGCAAGCGGCTGCTGGCGATCTTCGAGCGGCGTCCGGGGCTGTTCCACGCCGCGCTGACCGGGTTCCGGCCCGCGTGGCGCGCGTTCATGGACATCACGCGTGGGTCGACGACGCTGGGTGAGCTGGTGCGCAGCCATCCGATGGCTCAGCGTGCGCTGTCGGCCGTGGACCGGCGGCAGGGGCCGGTGGGTGCGGAGGGTTCCGTGGGTCCCGTGGGTCCGGTGGGTGGCGAGGCCGGCGCCGGTTCCTAG
- a CDS encoding nitroreductase family deazaflavin-dependent oxidoreductase, whose protein sequence is MATSTHVKKPGWFTVNVFNRTVAWLTRRGLSVWGSRVLAVRGRKSGQWRTTPVNLLTVDGEQYLVAPRGHVQWTHNMRAAGGGELHLGKHVDVFTATEVADDDKVPLLRAYLKRWKAEVGVFFNGVGPDSPDTDLRRIAPDHPVFRITITN, encoded by the coding sequence ATGGCCACGTCCACGCACGTCAAGAAGCCCGGCTGGTTCACCGTCAACGTCTTCAACCGCACCGTCGCCTGGCTGACCCGCCGCGGTCTCAGCGTCTGGGGCTCCCGCGTCCTCGCCGTCCGCGGCCGCAAGAGCGGCCAGTGGCGGACGACCCCCGTGAACCTGCTGACCGTCGACGGCGAGCAGTACCTCGTCGCCCCGCGCGGCCATGTCCAGTGGACGCACAACATGCGCGCGGCCGGCGGCGGTGAGCTGCACCTCGGCAAGCACGTGGACGTGTTCACCGCGACCGAAGTCGCCGACGACGACAAGGTGCCCCTGCTGCGCGCCTACCTCAAGCGCTGGAAGGCCGAGGTCGGCGTCTTCTTCAACGGAGTCGGCCCCGACTCCCCCGACACCGACCTGCGCCGCATCGCCCCGGATCACCCGGTGTTCCGGATCACCATCACCAACTAG
- a CDS encoding TetR/AcrR family transcriptional regulator — protein MSTAHGSAPQGARARARIEVTAAIKDEARRQLAADGAAKLSLRAVARELGMVSSALYRYFPSRDDLLTALIIDAYNSVGASAEAARDEFADVGPGHRWIAVCEAVRRWGLAHPHEYALIYGSPVPGYSAPDTTIPAAARVGEVFIGILRDAHQGLGLAKTPLPADLRTEAERMAADFAPDLPPETMAALIAAWAQLYGLVGFELFGQFHRVVEDRERFFRHAAAQLAQGVGLVFPQTGPAYAGE, from the coding sequence ATGAGCACCGCACACGGCAGCGCCCCACAGGGAGCCCGCGCCCGGGCCAGGATCGAGGTCACCGCCGCCATCAAGGACGAGGCGCGCAGACAGCTCGCCGCCGACGGCGCCGCCAAGCTCTCGCTGCGCGCCGTGGCCCGCGAGCTCGGCATGGTCTCCTCCGCGCTCTACCGCTACTTCCCGAGCCGCGACGACCTGCTGACGGCGCTGATCATCGACGCCTACAACTCGGTCGGCGCGAGTGCCGAGGCCGCGCGCGACGAGTTCGCCGACGTCGGTCCGGGGCACCGCTGGATCGCGGTGTGCGAGGCCGTACGCCGCTGGGGGCTCGCGCATCCGCACGAGTACGCGCTCATCTACGGTTCACCGGTGCCCGGCTACAGCGCCCCCGACACCACGATTCCGGCCGCCGCCCGGGTCGGCGAGGTCTTCATCGGCATCCTGCGCGACGCCCACCAGGGTCTCGGCCTCGCCAAGACCCCCCTTCCCGCAGACCTCCGCACCGAGGCCGAGCGCATGGCTGCCGACTTCGCCCCCGACCTCCCCCCGGAGACGATGGCGGCGCTCATCGCGGCCTGGGCCCAGCTCTACGGACTCGTCGGCTTCGAGCTGTTCGGCCAGTTCCACCGGGTGGTCGAGGACCGCGAGCGGTTCTTCCGGCATGCCGCGGCCCAACTCGCCCAGGGCGTGGGCCTGGTGTTCCCGCAGACGGGGCCGGCGTACGCGGGAGAGTGA
- a CDS encoding GNAT family N-acetyltransferase, with product MGRHVTIGVELVEGSAAARFEEAFRLLYAEAFAGPPYRVTAADVTAAFRHFPALTARTGFRAALARTEDGEPAGMAYGALFAPDTGWWDRLTEPVPDGMRREDGHRSFGLMEIAVREAWRGQGVARRLHETLLDDIGAERVLLNVHPRSEAASAAYRAWGYRKIGQARPYEGADPHDAMLLDLR from the coding sequence ATGGGGCGGCACGTGACGATCGGGGTCGAACTCGTGGAGGGATCGGCCGCGGCGCGGTTCGAGGAGGCGTTCCGGCTGCTCTACGCCGAGGCCTTCGCCGGACCCCCGTACCGCGTCACCGCCGCCGATGTCACCGCCGCCTTCCGGCACTTCCCCGCCCTGACCGCCCGAACCGGATTCCGCGCCGCCCTGGCCCGCACCGAGGACGGCGAACCGGCTGGCATGGCGTACGGCGCCCTGTTCGCACCCGACACCGGCTGGTGGGACCGGCTGACCGAGCCGGTGCCCGACGGGATGCGACGGGAGGACGGGCACCGCTCCTTCGGGCTGATGGAAATCGCGGTACGGGAGGCGTGGCGAGGGCAGGGTGTCGCGCGGCGTCTGCACGAGACGCTGCTGGACGACATCGGCGCCGAGCGGGTACTGCTCAACGTCCACCCGCGGAGCGAGGCCGCGTCGGCCGCCTACCGGGCCTGGGGTTACCGGAAGATCGGTCAGGCCCGCCCCTATGAGGGCGCCGACCCCCATGACGCGATGCTCCTCGACCTGCGCTGA
- a CDS encoding sensor histidine kinase yields MEEQRVPAVGPPHWWRSGPPWWRQEERARWPWRSTALVTAFVLIGSNYAAKGQAGERVDLDLFARVLLLVAGLLLLWRHRHPVAVAFGTAGAVMVYLGAGYPYGPVFLTVAISCFSAIVAGHRRAAWSALGALWAGHVLVAHWFYQWLPPSGDSAAAWGQEGAIAAWVLAVVALSELVRTRREQWAKEQAERAQAARRRADEERLRIARELHDVLAHSISVINVQAGVGLALLDSDPEQARTALTTIKAQSKEALGEVRQVLDTLRAPGDAPRAPAPGLDRLPELVDQAAQAGLTVDVHGSPPPLPPGTDLAAFRIVQEALTNVVRHSGSRHARVHLDREGGTLRIRVDDDGPATGADAGGSGNGLAGMRERAAALGGTIEAGPRADGGFRVLTVLPLTAKEDDR; encoded by the coding sequence ATGGAGGAGCAGCGTGTGCCCGCGGTCGGTCCGCCGCACTGGTGGCGGAGCGGCCCGCCCTGGTGGCGGCAGGAGGAGCGGGCGCGATGGCCCTGGCGGTCGACGGCACTGGTCACCGCCTTCGTGCTGATCGGGTCGAACTACGCCGCGAAAGGACAGGCGGGCGAGCGGGTCGACCTCGACCTCTTCGCCCGGGTGCTGTTGCTCGTCGCCGGTCTTCTTCTGCTGTGGCGGCACCGGCACCCGGTCGCGGTCGCTTTCGGTACGGCCGGTGCGGTCATGGTGTATCTCGGCGCCGGGTATCCGTACGGGCCGGTCTTCCTGACCGTGGCGATCAGCTGCTTCAGCGCGATCGTCGCGGGGCATCGCCGGGCCGCCTGGTCGGCCTTGGGCGCCCTGTGGGCCGGACATGTGCTGGTCGCCCACTGGTTCTACCAGTGGCTGCCGCCCAGCGGGGACTCCGCCGCGGCCTGGGGGCAGGAAGGTGCGATCGCCGCCTGGGTGCTGGCCGTGGTCGCGCTGTCGGAACTGGTGCGCACCCGGCGGGAGCAGTGGGCCAAGGAGCAGGCCGAGCGGGCGCAGGCGGCCAGGCGGCGGGCGGACGAGGAGCGGCTGCGGATCGCCCGGGAGCTGCATGACGTACTGGCGCACAGCATCTCCGTCATCAACGTCCAGGCAGGTGTGGGCCTCGCGCTCCTCGACTCCGATCCCGAGCAGGCCCGGACCGCGCTGACCACCATCAAGGCCCAGAGCAAGGAGGCGCTCGGCGAGGTGCGACAGGTGCTCGACACGCTCCGGGCGCCGGGTGACGCGCCGCGCGCGCCCGCGCCCGGACTCGACCGGCTGCCCGAGCTGGTGGACCAGGCGGCCCAGGCCGGACTGACCGTCGACGTGCACGGTTCACCGCCCCCGCTGCCGCCCGGCACCGACCTCGCGGCCTTCCGGATCGTCCAGGAGGCCCTCACCAATGTCGTACGGCACTCCGGATCCCGGCACGCGCGCGTGCACCTCGACCGGGAGGGCGGCACCCTCCGGATCCGCGTCGACGACGACGGCCCCGCCACCGGCGCCGACGCGGGCGGCAGCGGCAACGGTCTGGCCGGAATGCGGGAGCGGGCCGCGGCCCTGGGTGGCACGATCGAGGCGGGCCCGCGGGCCGACGGAGGCTTCCGGGTGCTCACCGTACTGCCCCTCACCGCTAAGGAGGACGACCGGTGA
- a CDS encoding response regulator transcription factor, translating to MIRVLLADDQSLVRAGFRALLDAQPDIEVAGEAADGEEAVRAVRELAPDVVLMDIRMPVLDGLAATRRITEDDRLKDVKVVMLTTFELDEYVFEAIRSGASGFLVKDTEPEELLRAVRAVVGGDALLSPGVTRRLIAEFAARSKEPAAADALAELTEREREVMALVGIGLSNEEIARRLVVSPLTAKTHVSRTMVKLGARDRAQLVVLAYESGLVRPGWLG from the coding sequence GTGATCCGCGTACTGCTCGCCGACGACCAGTCATTGGTGCGGGCCGGTTTCCGCGCGCTGCTCGACGCGCAGCCCGACATCGAGGTGGCCGGCGAGGCCGCCGACGGCGAGGAAGCGGTGCGCGCGGTGCGCGAACTCGCCCCGGACGTCGTCCTGATGGACATTCGTATGCCCGTCCTGGACGGCCTGGCCGCGACCCGGCGGATCACCGAGGACGACCGGCTCAAGGACGTGAAGGTCGTGATGCTCACGACCTTCGAGCTCGACGAGTACGTCTTCGAGGCGATCCGCTCCGGGGCCTCGGGCTTTCTGGTGAAGGACACCGAGCCGGAGGAACTCCTGCGCGCCGTGCGGGCGGTGGTCGGCGGGGACGCACTGCTCTCGCCCGGGGTGACCCGGCGGCTGATCGCGGAGTTCGCCGCCCGTTCCAAGGAGCCTGCTGCGGCCGACGCCCTCGCCGAACTCACCGAGCGGGAGCGGGAGGTGATGGCCCTGGTCGGCATCGGGCTGTCCAATGAGGAGATCGCCCGCCGTCTGGTGGTCAGCCCGCTCACCGCGAAGACCCATGTGAGCCGCACCATGGTGAAGCTGGGCGCGCGGGACCGGGCCCAACTCGTCGTGCTCGCCTACGAGTCGGGGTTGGTGCGGCCCGGCTGGCTGGGCTGA
- a CDS encoding DUF6332 family protein produces MNQYGGRRTKAEQDAFVVEVGYALFSGMFAAGVVFGAVAGPALLFDLPRTVEPLLWHGGKWLAVAIFGARVISVLLRHRRASQPSQPGRTNPDS; encoded by the coding sequence ATGAATCAGTACGGGGGTCGGCGCACCAAGGCCGAACAGGACGCGTTCGTCGTCGAAGTGGGATACGCGCTGTTCAGTGGGATGTTCGCGGCGGGGGTGGTGTTCGGGGCCGTCGCCGGTCCGGCGCTGCTGTTCGATCTGCCGCGGACGGTGGAGCCGCTGCTGTGGCACGGCGGCAAGTGGCTCGCCGTGGCCATCTTCGGCGCCCGCGTGATCAGCGTGCTGCTGCGCCACCGGCGGGCATCTCAGCCCAGCCAGCCGGGCCGCACCAACCCCGACTCGTAG
- a CDS encoding MFS transporter, with translation MTSPLSAPTSDGRWTPRLWGTLLVLCAAMFLDALDVSMVGVALPSIGSDLGLSTSTLQWIVSGYILGYGGLLLLGGRAADLLGRRQVFLVALGVFALASLLGGLVDSGPLLIASRFIKGLSAAFTAPAGLSIITTTFAEGPLRNRALAIYTTCAATGFSMGLVLSGLLTEASWRLTMLLPAPIALIALVAGLKLLPRSAREKDHNGYDIPGAVLGTASMLLLVFTVVQAPEVGWATARTLLSFLAVAVLLTAFVLVERRSPGPLVRLGVLRSGNQIRAQLGAVAFFGSYVGFQFLTTLYMQSLLGWSALHTALAFLPAGALVALSSTKVGSIVDRFGTQKLIAVGFALMVAGYALFLQIDLDPVYAATILPSMLLIGAACALVFPSLNIQATNGVDDHEQGMVSGLLNTSVQVGGAIFLAVVTAVVTAGAPDRPTPQAVLDSYRPGFVVVACVAVAGLLITLTGLRGRRPAQQSVVVAKSTARETEKDRVPVRD, from the coding sequence ATGACCTCTCCGCTCTCCGCCCCCACGTCCGACGGACGCTGGACACCCCGCCTGTGGGGCACCTTGCTGGTGCTCTGCGCCGCGATGTTCCTCGACGCCCTCGACGTCTCGATGGTCGGCGTCGCCCTGCCGTCCATCGGCTCCGACCTGGGCCTTTCCACCTCGACACTGCAATGGATCGTCAGCGGCTACATCCTCGGCTACGGCGGACTGCTGCTCCTCGGCGGACGCGCCGCCGACCTGCTGGGCCGACGCCAGGTCTTCCTGGTGGCCCTCGGTGTCTTCGCACTCGCCTCGCTGCTCGGCGGGCTCGTCGACTCCGGCCCGCTGCTCATCGCCAGCCGTTTCATCAAGGGACTGAGCGCCGCCTTCACCGCGCCCGCCGGACTGTCCATCATCACCACGACCTTCGCCGAGGGCCCGCTGCGCAACCGCGCCCTGGCGATCTACACCACCTGCGCGGCCACCGGCTTCTCCATGGGCCTGGTCCTCTCCGGCCTTCTCACCGAGGCCAGTTGGCGCCTGACCATGCTGCTGCCCGCGCCGATCGCCCTGATCGCCCTGGTGGCGGGCCTGAAGCTGCTGCCGCGCAGTGCCCGCGAGAAGGACCACAACGGCTACGACATCCCCGGCGCCGTCCTCGGCACCGCCTCGATGCTGCTGCTGGTGTTCACCGTCGTCCAGGCCCCGGAAGTCGGCTGGGCCACCGCACGCACGCTGCTGTCCTTCCTCGCCGTCGCCGTCCTGCTGACCGCCTTCGTCCTGGTCGAGCGCCGCTCCCCCGGACCGCTGGTCCGGCTCGGCGTGCTGCGCTCCGGCAACCAGATCCGCGCCCAGCTCGGCGCCGTCGCCTTCTTCGGCTCGTACGTCGGATTCCAGTTCCTGACCACCCTCTATATGCAGTCACTGCTCGGCTGGTCCGCGCTGCACACCGCGCTCGCCTTCCTGCCCGCCGGCGCCCTGGTGGCGCTGTCCTCGACGAAGGTCGGCTCGATCGTGGACCGGTTCGGCACCCAGAAGCTGATCGCGGTGGGCTTCGCGCTCATGGTCGCGGGCTACGCGCTGTTCCTCCAGATCGACCTCGACCCGGTGTACGCGGCGACCATCCTGCCGTCGATGCTGCTGATCGGCGCGGCCTGCGCGCTGGTCTTCCCCTCGCTCAACATCCAGGCCACCAACGGCGTCGACGACCACGAGCAGGGCATGGTCTCCGGTCTGCTCAACACCTCGGTGCAGGTGGGCGGCGCGATCTTCCTCGCCGTGGTGACCGCGGTGGTGACCGCCGGCGCGCCCGACCGCCCCACCCCGCAGGCGGTCCTCGACAGCTACCGTCCCGGGTTCGTGGTGGTGGCATGCGTCGCCGTCGCGGGCCTGCTGATCACGCTCACCGGCCTGCGCGGGCGGCGTCCCGCCCAGCAGTCCGTCGTGGTCGCCAAGTCCACTGCGCGGGAGACGGAGAAGGACCGGGTCCCGGTCCGCGACTAG
- a CDS encoding MarR family winged helix-turn-helix transcriptional regulator, translating into MAANNAEQALVDQWRDILALHARTQCELDRALHQHGLCGSDFEVLDVLAGGVCAQRVQEISEHVHLSQSALSRLIARLEKDGLVERHMCPEDRRGVKVALTEKGRALHGDVLPVQRAVLTKMLAT; encoded by the coding sequence ATGGCGGCGAACAATGCCGAGCAGGCGCTCGTGGATCAGTGGCGGGACATCCTCGCGCTGCACGCTCGCACACAATGCGAACTCGACCGTGCACTGCACCAACACGGCCTGTGCGGCAGCGACTTCGAGGTGCTGGACGTGCTGGCGGGAGGCGTGTGCGCACAGCGCGTGCAGGAGATCTCCGAGCATGTCCATCTGAGCCAGAGCGCGCTCTCACGGCTGATCGCCCGGCTGGAGAAGGACGGACTCGTCGAACGCCATATGTGCCCCGAGGACCGGCGCGGCGTGAAGGTCGCGCTCACGGAGAAGGGGCGCGCGCTGCACGGTGACGTACTGCCCGTGCAGCGGGCGGTGTTGACGAAGATGCTCGCGACTTGA
- a CDS encoding maleylpyruvate isomerase family mycothiol-dependent enzyme — protein MKTADFLHVLDREGRLLADAAEQAGTDAKVPTCPGWQVTDLLRHMGTVHRWAAAFVAEGHASYQPAPEPPALDGTALITWFCEGHRQLVDTLTADEPDVRCWHFLPAPSPLAFWARRQAHETTIHRLDAEAARGGTPTEIDPAFAADGIDELLLGFHARSKSRARSPEPRVLRVRATDADDAVWTVRLSDEPPAAVRGGTGEADCEIAGPVALIYPALWNRLPYPTVQGDATVATLWREKSAVT, from the coding sequence ATGAAGACCGCCGACTTCCTCCATGTCCTGGACCGGGAGGGCCGACTGCTGGCCGACGCTGCCGAACAGGCCGGGACCGACGCCAAGGTGCCGACGTGCCCCGGCTGGCAGGTGACCGATCTGCTGCGGCACATGGGCACGGTGCACCGCTGGGCCGCCGCTTTCGTCGCCGAGGGCCACGCCTCGTACCAGCCCGCCCCGGAGCCGCCCGCCCTCGACGGGACCGCGCTCATCACCTGGTTTTGCGAGGGACACCGGCAGTTGGTGGACACCCTCACCGCCGACGAACCGGACGTGCGGTGCTGGCACTTCCTCCCCGCGCCGTCACCGCTCGCCTTCTGGGCCCGCCGTCAGGCGCACGAGACGACGATCCACCGCCTCGACGCCGAGGCCGCCCGCGGCGGTACGCCCACCGAGATCGACCCCGCCTTCGCGGCCGACGGCATCGACGAACTCCTCCTCGGCTTCCACGCCCGCAGCAAGAGCCGGGCCCGCAGTCCCGAGCCCCGGGTCCTGCGGGTCCGGGCCACCGACGCGGACGACGCGGTGTGGACCGTACGACTCTCCGACGAGCCGCCCGCGGCCGTGCGGGGCGGGACCGGAGAGGCGGACTGCGAGATCGCCGGGCCGGTCGCCCTGATCTACCCGGCGCTGTGGAACCGGCTGCCGTACCCCACGGTGCAGGGCGACGCGACCGTGGCCACGCTGTGGCGGGAGAAGTCCGCCGTCACCTGA